From Lolium perenne isolate Kyuss_39 chromosome 5, Kyuss_2.0, whole genome shotgun sequence, a single genomic window includes:
- the LOC127300765 gene encoding probable NADH kinase: protein MARRRVLLFLKPFDVYPPRPLAGASFPTIPPPPPPPRAANPKILSYLDDRCRVHKDTIDLCKSVLQSMPLDWISVQRNHLANPIRDVDLVITVGGDGTLLRASHFLDSSIPILGVNSDPTCSDEVDELTDEFDARRSTGYLCAATARNFEQILDATLAGSKNHSELSRISVKLNGSQLPTYALNDILVSHPCPATVSRFSLRKRSNMETSRLINSRSSGLRVSTATGSTAAMLSAGGFTMPISSRELQYMIREPISPTDADKPLLHGLVKQEQHMLVVWYNQEGAVYIDGSHVTHPIQHGDTLEISSDAPILKVVLPEYLLNQASL, encoded by the exons ATGGCGCGCCGCCGCGTGCTCCTCTTCCTCAAGCCCTTCGACGTATACCCTCCGCGCCCGCTCGCCGGCGCATCCTTCCCCAccatcccgccgccgcctccgccgccgcgcgccgcaAACCCCAAG ATCTTAAGTTATCTGGACGACAGATGCAGAGTTCACAAGGACACAATTGATCTCTGTAAGAGTGTGCTACAGAGCATGCCCCTGGACTGGATCTCAGTGCAGCGAAATCATTTGGCAAACCCAATACGTGATGTGGATCTGGTGATTACCGTTGGTGGCGATGGCACGCTTTTACGGGCTAGTCATTTTTTGGATAGCTCAATTCCCATTTTAGGTGTTAACTCGGATCCTACTTGTTCTGATGAG GTTGATGAGTTAACTGACGAATTTGATGCTAGAAGAAGCACAGGATATCTGTGTGCAGCTACTGCCAGGAACTTTGAGCAG ATACTTGATGCCACCCTTGCTGGTAGTAAAAACCATTCAGAGCTGTCAAGAATATCCGTGAAACTAAATGGATCCCAGCTACCAACCTATGCTCTGAATGATATATTGGTGTCACACCCCTGTCCAGCAACTGTATCACGCTTCTCATTAAG AAAAAGAAGCAACATGGAGACCTCACGTTTAATTAATTCTAGATCAAGTGGTCTCAGGGTCTCAACAGCTACTGGATCAACTGCCGCCATGCTATCAGCAGGAGGATTCACGATGCCAATATCAAGTCGTGAGCTTCAGTACATGATAAGGGAGCCCATTTCACCAACAGATGCCGACAAACCACTGCTGCACGGGTTAGTTAAGCAAGAGCAACACATGCTTGTTGTTTGGTACAATCAAGAAGGTGCTGTCTATATCGATGGTTCACATGTAACACATCCAATCCAGCACGGGGATACACTTGAGATCTCTTCAGATGCTCCAATCTTAAAAGTTGTTTTGCCAGAATATCTGTTAAATCAGGCATCTCTATAG